One window of Steroidobacteraceae bacterium genomic DNA carries:
- a CDS encoding FAD-binding protein, with the protein MPLRRRDFLLGTAATTVAAPAFGHRANEPRPNATDYLIIGAGTAGLPAAIFASRRGASVQLVDAAPVIGGTLQIAQGQISGAGTRLQRTLGIEDTPELHYDDIMRVTLGTADPDIARLVADNAGATIDWLLSAGFTPLPGHPVTGASPGRPAYSRRRYLWGADAGRSILQVVLREIEPLLADGRIRLALDSRVTQLLVDDNGAVRGASVLREGRAQEFHARNVLLTCGGYAANGSLFRQLCGYPNYAGSAYVHSQGDGLALATSVGGYLRGREKYRSGFGSILADEHYPAKVYARFNTVPQDRPPWEIWVNQLGERFVREDEPDLLRREQSLLGQSELRYWIVFDEAILRAAPPGIKGWSREQLRAACNRHPMFSSASSVDALAQATGIDAHGLAATIAAYNKVVAGGRDPLGRRHAPHAISRGPFYAIRHQGHSATSVVGVTVDAQLRVLRGGGDAVENLYAAGEILGSGATMGKAFAAGMMLTPALTFGRLLGERLPI; encoded by the coding sequence ATGCCGTTGCGACGACGCGATTTCCTGCTGGGCACGGCGGCGACCACGGTCGCAGCGCCCGCTTTCGGCCATAGAGCAAACGAGCCCAGGCCGAACGCGACGGATTATCTGATCATCGGCGCCGGCACGGCGGGCTTGCCGGCCGCCATCTTCGCATCGCGCCGTGGTGCTTCCGTGCAATTGGTGGATGCGGCACCGGTCATCGGCGGCACCTTGCAGATTGCACAGGGACAGATCAGCGGTGCCGGTACACGTCTGCAACGAACACTTGGTATCGAGGATACGCCCGAGTTGCACTATGACGACATCATGCGCGTCACCCTGGGTACGGCGGATCCCGACATCGCGCGCCTCGTTGCCGACAATGCCGGGGCGACGATCGATTGGTTGCTCAGCGCGGGCTTCACGCCATTACCCGGACACCCGGTCACCGGAGCGTCTCCCGGCCGACCGGCCTACAGCCGTCGCCGTTACCTTTGGGGTGCCGATGCGGGCCGATCCATCCTCCAGGTCGTCCTGCGCGAGATCGAGCCTTTGCTGGCCGATGGGCGCATCCGCCTGGCGCTCGATAGCCGGGTGACTCAACTATTGGTGGATGACAACGGCGCCGTGCGCGGCGCGAGCGTGCTGCGCGAGGGCAGGGCGCAGGAATTTCACGCGCGCAACGTGCTGCTGACCTGTGGCGGGTATGCCGCCAACGGCAGTCTGTTTCGACAACTGTGCGGCTATCCCAATTATGCCGGTTCCGCCTATGTCCACTCGCAGGGCGACGGCCTTGCGCTCGCGACGTCGGTAGGCGGTTATCTGCGCGGCCGCGAAAAATACCGCTCCGGATTCGGCTCGATCCTCGCCGATGAGCATTATCCGGCCAAGGTATATGCGCGGTTCAACACGGTGCCACAGGATCGCCCGCCGTGGGAAATCTGGGTCAACCAGCTCGGCGAGCGTTTCGTCCGCGAGGACGAGCCCGATCTGTTGCGACGCGAGCAGTCCCTGCTCGGGCAGAGTGAATTGCGCTACTGGATCGTGTTCGACGAAGCCATTCTTCGCGCGGCGCCGCCGGGGATCAAAGGCTGGAGCCGCGAGCAACTGCGCGCTGCCTGCAATCGGCATCCCATGTTTTCCTCGGCATCGAGCGTAGACGCCCTGGCACAGGCCACCGGTATCGATGCCCACGGCCTTGCCGCCACGATCGCCGCGTATAACAAGGTGGTGGCCGGTGGCAGGGATCCCCTCGGACGCCGCCACGCGCCGCATGCGATTTCGCGAGGGCCGTTCTATGCCATACGGCACCAGGGCCACTCGGCGACATCCGTCGTTGGCGTGACCGTGGACGCACAGTTGCGGGTTCTGCGCGGCGGCGGCGATGCGGTCGAGAATCTGTACGCAGCCGGGGAAATACTCGGCAGCGGTGCAACCATGGGCAAGGCATTTGCCGCAGGCATGATGTTGACACCGGCGCTTACTTTCGGGCGATTGCTCGGCGAGCGATTGCCGATCTGA
- a CDS encoding SDR family NAD(P)-dependent oxidoreductase yields MTRYPGIDGRVAIVTGAGRRQGLGAAIAMRLAQCGARLVVHDLGELAGELAPEHGIGRIEELHAVRDELRAAGAEASACTGNMLSEADVKGLIDHAVARFGRIDILVNNAGVGYLFGPLVELTQAQWDQVLGVNLRGCFFAIKHAAAQMQRQSSDSDWGAGRIVSIASKAAKSASALTSAYSASKHGLIGLTRSAAIELGPQRITVNAICPNHVTTGLGAWQNQFMSSARGQNVDEYLAAMRARIPLGRVGLASDTANACAFLCSSEASYVTGEAMNVSGGEEYH; encoded by the coding sequence GTGACCCGTTACCCAGGAATCGATGGACGGGTGGCGATCGTCACCGGCGCGGGACGCAGGCAGGGTCTCGGCGCGGCCATTGCGATGCGCCTTGCGCAATGCGGTGCGCGCCTTGTCGTGCACGATCTCGGCGAACTGGCCGGTGAACTTGCGCCCGAGCACGGCATCGGCAGAATCGAGGAACTCCATGCAGTACGCGACGAGCTTCGCGCTGCGGGCGCCGAAGCGAGTGCATGTACCGGCAACATGCTGAGCGAAGCCGACGTCAAAGGTTTGATCGATCACGCTGTCGCTAGGTTTGGTCGCATCGATATCCTCGTCAATAACGCCGGGGTGGGTTATCTGTTTGGCCCGCTGGTCGAGCTCACGCAAGCGCAATGGGACCAGGTGCTCGGCGTGAATCTGCGCGGCTGTTTTTTCGCCATCAAGCATGCCGCAGCGCAGATGCAGCGGCAAAGCAGCGACAGCGATTGGGGCGCCGGGCGCATCGTTTCGATTGCCTCGAAAGCGGCCAAATCCGCCTCGGCGCTCACATCCGCCTACAGTGCGTCCAAACACGGGCTCATCGGCTTGACGAGATCGGCGGCGATCGAGCTCGGCCCGCAGCGGATCACCGTCAACGCGATCTGCCCGAATCATGTCACCACCGGCCTGGGAGCCTGGCAGAATCAGTTCATGTCGAGCGCGCGCGGCCAGAACGTCGATGAATACCTGGCAGCGATGCGCGCGCGAATTCCTCTCGGACGCGTGGGCCTTGCAAGTGATACGGCCAATGCCTGTGCCTTCCTGTGCTCGAGCGAGGCAAGCTACGTGACCGGCGAAGCCATGAATGTCTCGGGCGGTGAGGAGTACCATTGA
- a CDS encoding heme-binding protein, translated as MRRLPALTIDDARELMSACRNAAQAGGWQVSIVIVDSAGAVLLAERLQSRGFTMEVALGKARTAAKLQQPSGAIAARIKDMPGLMALDIVPLQGALPLVAGDHCVGAIGVSGVAAADDEKIAAAGVAVFARLSGV; from the coding sequence ATGCGGCGGCTCCCCGCATTGACCATCGACGACGCGAGAGAATTGATGTCCGCCTGCCGAAACGCTGCGCAGGCTGGCGGCTGGCAGGTGAGCATCGTCATTGTCGACAGCGCCGGCGCTGTTCTTCTTGCCGAACGGTTGCAGTCCCGCGGCTTCACAATGGAAGTCGCCCTTGGCAAGGCCAGGACCGCGGCCAAGTTGCAGCAGCCGAGCGGCGCCATCGCCGCGCGCATCAAGGACATGCCGGGCCTCATGGCGCTCGACATCGTGCCGCTGCAAGGTGCCCTGCCCCTCGTTGCCGGCGATCATTGTGTCGGCGCAATCGGTGTCTCGGGCGTGGCCGCCGCAGACGATGAGAAGATCGCCGCTGCCGGTGTAGCGGTATTCGCCAGATTGAGCGGAGTGTGA
- a CDS encoding class I SAM-dependent methyltransferase — protein sequence MNIERCFRPTHDERARQKMISMLRKHAIIDMRQDLRMDYEQRIAPTIADKVNEPSQWRAIRHAMESEPSYRFYSSIRYNAQEMCYQSVQPAVERGLGEMIEMARQLAKSPPAGSSLRLNPHLQVPRYVSALDVHLAPGCFHSEFTADDVAQGAVIAQGGKVFTGQHPYRKRPGVVGESVANWLGEKYPGFKPRRILDLGTTSGKNLLPYHAVFPQAELYGIDVGAPVLRYGLALAAAEGVPVHFSQQNAEHTDFPDGFFDLIVSSFFFHEVALKSTRQILVECRRLLSAGGAMVHMELPNEAAVSSYENFFWNWDTENNNEPHYTVFREQLPQELCTAAGFPADRCFAHTIADYATAGVERFAKIARGELAAPGHGSGGWFVFGVAPAPTTQLRPSDLAR from the coding sequence ATGAACATCGAACGATGCTTTCGCCCGACCCACGACGAACGAGCGCGACAGAAGATGATCAGCATGCTCCGCAAGCACGCGATCATCGATATGCGCCAGGACCTGCGCATGGACTATGAGCAACGCATCGCGCCGACGATTGCGGACAAGGTCAACGAACCAAGTCAGTGGCGAGCGATCCGGCACGCCATGGAATCAGAACCCAGTTACCGCTTTTATTCTTCGATTCGCTACAATGCCCAGGAAATGTGCTACCAGTCGGTGCAACCGGCGGTCGAGCGCGGCCTTGGGGAAATGATCGAAATGGCGCGTCAGCTGGCGAAATCGCCGCCAGCCGGCAGTTCGCTACGCCTCAACCCGCACCTGCAGGTCCCGCGCTATGTTTCGGCACTCGATGTGCACCTGGCGCCGGGCTGCTTCCACTCCGAATTCACGGCTGATGACGTCGCCCAGGGCGCGGTCATCGCGCAGGGCGGCAAGGTATTTACCGGCCAGCACCCCTATCGCAAGCGGCCCGGCGTGGTTGGTGAATCCGTCGCGAACTGGCTCGGCGAGAAGTATCCCGGATTCAAGCCGCGCAGGATTCTCGATCTTGGCACGACCAGCGGCAAGAATCTCCTCCCCTATCACGCCGTATTTCCACAAGCCGAGCTGTACGGCATTGACGTCGGGGCCCCGGTATTGCGCTACGGACTGGCACTGGCGGCCGCCGAGGGTGTGCCCGTGCATTTCAGCCAGCAGAATGCCGAACACACGGATTTCCCGGACGGCTTTTTCGACTTGATCGTCTCCTCATTCTTCTTTCATGAAGTTGCACTCAAGTCGACGCGGCAAATCCTCGTGGAATGCAGACGGCTGCTGAGTGCTGGCGGTGCCATGGTACATATGGAATTGCCGAACGAAGCGGCAGTCAGCAGCTACGAGAACTTCTTCTGGAACTGGGATACCGAGAACAACAACGAACCGCACTACACCGTATTCCGGGAGCAGCTGCCGCAGGAGCTTTGTACCGCGGCGGGTTTTCCCGCCGACAGGTGCTTTGCCCACACCATCGCCGACTACGCGACCGCGGGAGTCGAGCGCTTCGCGAAAATTGCCCGCGGCGAGCTCGCCGCACCAGGTCACGGCAGCGGTGGCTGGTTCGTGTTTGGAGTCGCGCCGGCACCAACGACACAGTTGCGCCCCAGCGACTTGGCCCGATAG
- a CDS encoding sensor domain-containing diguanylate cyclase translates to MDAARLLNDVDPDDSRRHGVGWIAVVERMAESQFDDMAFIAARACAVPTMLVCFSHHGERWVRGSFGIAACDWDACSRLSDSGLRRSGELLIIPDLLLHDELRVSGIDCRSLGARFAMIAPLLSGVGDEIGAVLALDSKTRSDARNMVDVMQVVAGQIAAQLESFASMAEHEQHRKFLETYQKLLEDRQETLTVRNERFKTQSLTDELTGLANRRAFDMQFEQALAQASRYGQHLSLMLLDVDHFKSYNDEFGHPAGDLALVQVASLLRDSVRKSDTVARYGGEEFAIILPVTEKSGAMGLAERFRAAVANGSWEKRQVTISIGVATYSGGRASVEAILGDADAALYRAKSLGRNCVVGAGATPNTNQPPLP, encoded by the coding sequence ATGGACGCAGCCAGATTACTCAATGATGTCGACCCGGACGATTCGCGACGCCACGGCGTGGGCTGGATCGCGGTCGTCGAACGCATGGCCGAGAGCCAGTTCGACGACATGGCGTTCATCGCTGCCCGCGCCTGCGCCGTTCCGACCATGCTCGTGTGCTTCTCCCATCACGGCGAGCGCTGGGTGCGCGGATCATTTGGCATTGCGGCCTGCGACTGGGACGCCTGCAGCCGGCTTTCGGACAGCGGGTTGCGACGAAGCGGCGAGCTGCTGATCATACCGGACCTGCTGCTGCACGATGAACTACGCGTGAGCGGCATCGATTGCAGGTCCCTCGGCGCGAGATTCGCGATGATCGCGCCATTGCTGAGCGGAGTCGGCGATGAAATCGGTGCCGTGCTCGCGCTCGATTCCAAGACGCGCAGCGACGCGCGCAACATGGTCGATGTGATGCAGGTTGTCGCCGGACAGATCGCCGCGCAACTGGAGTCCTTTGCATCCATGGCCGAGCACGAGCAGCATCGGAAATTTCTCGAAACCTACCAGAAATTGCTGGAGGACCGACAGGAAACCCTCACGGTACGCAACGAGCGGTTCAAGACCCAGAGTCTGACGGACGAGCTGACGGGACTTGCCAATCGGCGCGCATTCGACATGCAGTTCGAACAGGCCCTGGCACAGGCCTCGCGCTATGGCCAACACCTGTCCTTGATGCTGCTCGACGTCGATCACTTCAAGAGCTACAACGACGAGTTCGGCCATCCCGCGGGCGATCTCGCGCTCGTGCAGGTGGCGAGTCTCCTGCGCGACAGCGTTCGCAAGAGCGATACCGTGGCGCGCTACGGTGGCGAAGAGTTTGCCATCATCCTGCCGGTCACCGAGAAAAGCGGTGCCATGGGTCTTGCCGAGAGATTTCGCGCAGCCGTCGCCAACGGCAGCTGGGAGAAACGCCAGGTCACGATCAGCATCGGCGTTGCCACCTACTCGGGTGGCCGCGCAAGCGTCGAGGCCATCCTGGGTGATGCTGACGCGGCGCTCTATCGGGCCAAGTCGCTGGGGCGCAACTGTGTCGTTGGTGCCGGCGCGACTCCAAACACGAACCAGCCACCGCTGCCGTGA
- a CDS encoding magnesium transporter CorA family protein has product MITFWRQDGSGLHRTSSENDLAAPSSPTPGDPTWAWIALDSEPAEHEAAIMRRQLNAHPEAVRDAQRQRHPPKFEDFGDYSFILLKELQPGEFNGDFTTSQLAIFVSATKILTRHNGRSMACEQLARELKDTEHPTPVDAWRLALRLCRIVADGFLERLMKLESRLDAIEDQIEHEPRDALLSELSSQKLELRRLRRTCVYHAQLFSGLRQLPPTALVMPDSAPALNDVSEQMERTASLATLYHDLVGDLTESYLSMAAHRLNGIMKVLTIVTTIFVPLGFLAGIYGMNFTHMPELASRYGYYLLLGFMAVVATTLLWLFRRRKWL; this is encoded by the coding sequence ATGATCACATTCTGGCGACAGGACGGGTCGGGTCTGCACCGGACATCGTCGGAGAATGACCTGGCGGCGCCCTCCAGCCCGACGCCCGGCGACCCAACCTGGGCCTGGATAGCGCTCGACAGCGAGCCGGCCGAGCACGAGGCGGCAATCATGCGCAGACAGCTGAATGCACACCCCGAAGCGGTCCGGGATGCGCAACGCCAGCGTCACCCGCCCAAATTCGAGGACTTTGGCGACTATTCGTTCATATTGCTCAAAGAGCTGCAGCCAGGTGAGTTCAACGGTGACTTTACGACGTCGCAGCTGGCGATATTCGTCTCGGCGACGAAGATACTGACGCGTCACAACGGCCGCTCCATGGCCTGCGAGCAATTGGCACGGGAACTCAAGGACACGGAACATCCGACGCCGGTCGACGCCTGGCGCTTGGCCCTACGGCTTTGCCGCATTGTTGCCGACGGCTTTCTCGAGCGATTGATGAAACTCGAGTCACGCCTCGATGCAATCGAGGATCAAATCGAGCACGAACCGCGCGATGCGCTCCTCAGCGAACTCAGCAGCCAGAAGCTTGAACTGCGCCGGCTGCGCAGGACCTGTGTTTATCATGCGCAATTGTTCAGCGGCCTGCGCCAACTACCGCCCACTGCGCTGGTCATGCCGGACTCGGCACCGGCGCTTAACGATGTTTCGGAGCAAATGGAAAGGACAGCGAGCCTCGCCACGCTCTATCACGACCTTGTGGGCGATCTGACCGAGTCCTATCTGTCCATGGCTGCTCACAGGCTCAATGGAATCATGAAGGTCCTCACGATCGTCACGACGATTTTCGTGCCACTCGGTTTTCTCGCCGGTATTTACGGCATGAACTTTACGCACATGCCGGAGCTGGCCTCGCGCTATGGTTACTACCTGCTGCTCGGTTTCATGGCGGTGGTGGCAACTACGCTGCTGTGGCTGTTCCGCCGCCGCAAATGGCTTTGA
- the typA gene encoding translational GTPase TypA, producing the protein MQPNIRNIAIIAHVDHGKTTLVDCFLRQSGTFAAHEKVTERVMDSNALERERGITILSKNCAIEYRGTRINIVDTPGHADFGGEVERVLSMVDGVILLVDAVEGPMPQTRFVTRKALALGLRAIVVVNKVDRPGARADWVVDRTFDLFDKLGASDQQLDFPIVYASALQGWASPDSTRPGTDMAPLFEAILRHVPAPSADRDMPLQLQISTLDYNSYVGRIGIGRMRRGVLRPGATVQLLYGDDDRGSGRIGQVLRFRGLEREPVAEASAGDIVAVTGIEKVDIGLTLCDPAQPQGLPPIKVDEPTLAMTFQVNSSPFTGREGKFVTSRQIRDRLLRELESNVALRVEMTADTDVFRVAGRGELHLTILIENMRREGYELAVGKPQVLQRIENGQALEPYEALTVDIDAEHQGDVMASLGERRGELMDMVIEPDRNGRNSGRVRLEYRIPARGLIGFQSEFMTLTRGNGLSSHIFDGYDAVKGDIPGRRNGVLVSNEQGAATGYSLFALQERGRLFVSPSDAVYEGMIIGIHSRENDLVVNPVREKKLTNIRAAGKDENILLTPPVPLTLELAVEFIEDDELVEVTPQSIRLRKRQLKAHERKRRADALTV; encoded by the coding sequence GTGCAGCCCAATATTCGCAACATCGCCATCATCGCCCATGTCGATCATGGCAAGACGACCCTGGTCGATTGTTTTCTCAGGCAGTCCGGCACGTTCGCTGCGCACGAGAAAGTCACCGAGCGCGTCATGGATTCGAACGCGCTCGAGCGCGAACGTGGAATCACCATCCTGTCCAAGAATTGCGCGATCGAATATCGCGGCACGCGCATCAACATCGTGGACACCCCGGGGCATGCCGATTTCGGAGGCGAGGTCGAGCGCGTGCTTTCGATGGTCGATGGCGTCATTCTGCTTGTCGATGCGGTCGAAGGACCGATGCCACAGACCCGATTCGTAACGCGCAAGGCCCTTGCGCTCGGACTGCGGGCGATTGTCGTCGTCAACAAGGTCGATCGGCCAGGCGCACGCGCCGACTGGGTCGTTGACCGGACGTTCGATCTGTTCGACAAGCTTGGCGCCTCGGATCAGCAGCTCGATTTTCCTATCGTCTATGCATCGGCATTGCAGGGATGGGCAAGCCCCGATTCGACACGGCCAGGCACTGACATGGCGCCTTTGTTCGAGGCAATCCTGCGACACGTGCCGGCGCCGAGCGCCGATCGCGATATGCCGCTGCAATTGCAGATCTCCACGCTGGACTACAACAGCTATGTTGGCCGAATCGGTATAGGTCGTATGCGGCGCGGCGTGTTGCGCCCTGGCGCTACCGTGCAGCTGCTATACGGCGATGACGACCGTGGCAGCGGACGCATCGGCCAGGTGCTTCGCTTTCGAGGACTCGAACGCGAGCCGGTTGCCGAAGCGAGTGCTGGAGATATCGTGGCAGTGACCGGCATCGAGAAGGTCGACATCGGCCTCACCCTGTGCGATCCAGCGCAGCCGCAGGGGCTGCCACCGATCAAGGTCGATGAGCCCACGTTGGCGATGACATTTCAGGTCAACAGTTCTCCCTTCACCGGTCGCGAGGGCAAGTTCGTCACGAGCCGGCAGATTCGCGATCGCCTCCTTCGTGAACTCGAGAGCAATGTTGCGCTTCGCGTCGAGATGACCGCCGACACTGACGTGTTTCGCGTCGCCGGCCGCGGCGAGCTCCACCTGACCATCCTCATAGAAAACATGCGCCGCGAGGGTTACGAACTCGCTGTCGGCAAACCGCAGGTCCTGCAGCGTATCGAGAATGGCCAGGCCCTGGAACCCTACGAAGCCCTGACGGTCGACATCGATGCCGAGCATCAGGGCGATGTGATGGCGTCGCTCGGTGAACGACGCGGTGAGCTGATGGACATGGTGATCGAACCGGACCGCAACGGCCGCAATTCGGGAAGGGTGCGCCTTGAATACCGCATTCCGGCACGCGGGCTCATCGGCTTTCAGAGCGAATTCATGACGTTGACGCGTGGCAACGGCCTCAGCAGTCATATATTCGATGGCTATGATGCGGTGAAGGGCGATATTCCCGGTCGGCGCAATGGCGTGCTGGTCAGCAACGAGCAAGGTGCTGCGACCGGCTACTCGCTTTTTGCCCTGCAGGAGCGTGGTCGGCTGTTCGTCAGTCCTTCGGATGCGGTGTACGAGGGCATGATCATCGGCATCCACAGTCGCGAAAACGATCTGGTCGTCAATCCGGTGCGCGAGAAGAAACTTACGAACATTCGCGCTGCTGGCAAGGACGAGAACATATTGCTCACGCCGCCGGTGCCGCTGACTCTGGAACTGGCTGTCGAGTTCATCGAGGACGATGAGCTGGTCGAAGTTACGCCGCAGTCTATCCGGTTACGCAAACGCCAATTGAAAGCGCATGAGCGCAAGCGCCGTGCCGATGCGCTGACCGTATAG
- a CDS encoding DUF3313 family protein, translating to MRVSRIVSMTAGIACLAGIALAQAPQSAGSDDGLEPRRASGLQSLRMRPGVSLAQYRQLVLEPMEVAFSKTWDPRPAGVKVSDRENLQLRERLARVLAKEFRKVLQNDGRYEVVDHPGPDVLSVRVAVEDLYINAPDVSRPGIVRQYTLTTGEMTLNAELRDSVTGELLARIRDRRRDPESNWLELTTALDNDQSVRRAAAKWAEALKALLETARQQPAAEDGRLH from the coding sequence ATGAGGGTATCGAGAATCGTCTCCATGACGGCAGGCATCGCCTGCCTCGCAGGCATTGCCTTGGCACAGGCACCTCAATCCGCAGGAAGTGATGACGGCCTCGAGCCGAGGCGTGCGAGCGGCCTGCAGTCATTGCGGATGCGGCCCGGCGTATCGCTGGCCCAGTACCGCCAGCTGGTGCTCGAGCCGATGGAAGTAGCATTCAGCAAGACTTGGGATCCCCGTCCAGCGGGCGTGAAGGTATCGGATCGTGAAAATCTGCAATTGCGCGAGCGGCTGGCCCGCGTTCTCGCCAAGGAATTCCGCAAAGTGCTGCAAAATGACGGTCGGTACGAGGTCGTCGACCATCCCGGGCCCGACGTGCTCAGCGTGCGGGTTGCGGTCGAAGACCTCTACATCAATGCGCCCGATGTGTCGCGGCCGGGAATCGTGCGCCAATACACGCTGACCACGGGTGAAATGACGCTCAACGCCGAGCTTCGCGACTCGGTAACGGGCGAACTGCTGGCGCGCATTCGCGACCGACGACGCGACCCCGAGTCGAACTGGCTGGAACTGACGACCGCGCTCGATAATGACCAGTCGGTGCGGCGCGCCGCGGCGAAGTGGGCCGAGGCCCTAAAGGCACTGCTCGAGACGGCGCGCCAGCAGCCCGCCGCCGAGGACGGCCGCCTGCACTGA